The sequence AATATCTGTTTTTTGAAGCTTTCTGTTGGCCAAACCAGGTTTTCTTACCATGAAAATCCATTCCCATATCCTCTGCCATTTGTCGTTCCATAATCTCATGGTTCTTCTGGGCTCTGAATCCTGCATAAGGAAGTGCCCATTGGAATTTCCCTAAGAATCTTCCCACTTTCACACTTCCATCAAAATGATCGAAGTTCCAGTTGGTATGAAACTCATTCAGGTTCGCCCATCTTGGCCCGAACATCGTCATGGTTTCCGCATGAATTTTATTGCTTGCCACATCCAGCATTGCCATAGAGCTTACCATTTTATTATCTTTTAAAAAGTTTTTCCAGGCTAGCTTTCTATTCGGAAGCTGTGGATTCGGTTTTGAATTTTCATAACTGAAGATTCTCCCCATTCCAGCCATCATATGGTATAGAATATGACAATGGAAAAACCAGTCTCCATCCTGATTGGCTGCAAATTCCAGAGTAACAGTTTCCATCGGCATAATATCTACTACATTTTTCAACGGAGAATATTCTCCTTTTGAGTTAATCAATCTGAAGTCGTGCCCGTGAAGGTGCATCGGGTGGCGCATCATAGAATTATTATACAACTTAATTCTTACAATCTCTCCTTTTTTGATCAGAATTTTATCTGTTTCCGTAACTGTTTTATTATCCAACGTCCACAAATAATGGTTCATATTTCCTTCCAGGGTAAATTTCATTTCACGAATGCTGTCTGTAGGAAGAATTGTTTTTTCAGGAGATTTTAAAATATTATAAGATAACCTTTTGATGGTTTTTTCCTCTTTCATATCCATTCCTGCATGCTGAGAATGATCTTCATTCTTTTTCTCTTCCTTCGTTTTCACGCCCATCATTTCATTAATATGTTTCGCCGTTGTTTTTCTTTGACTTTCAGGAATTTCCGGATACATTACTTCATTCATATCCATCATTTGATTTCCCATCGTCATGGTCATAGGCTTCATATTTCCGCTCATTTCCATCATCCCGTTCATCATTTTCATCCCTTCAAAGAGCATTAATCTTGGCAAATTAGGTGCATCTACTTTTTCTCCGGAACCCAGCCATAGTGAAGCATGTCCTATCCTATCTTCTGAAGTCGCACGAAACTCAAAGCTTTTATTTTCAGGAATGGTTACTTCAATATCATAGGTTTCAGAGACCCCTACAATCAATCGGTCAACTTCTACCGGAACAACATCATTTCCGTCATTTCCTACTACTTTTATTTTTCCGCCGCCATAATTCAGCCAGAAATAAGTGGACGAACCGCCATTGGCCACTCTTAGTCTTACTTTATCTCCTGCTTTCAGGTTAGAATAGTCAGAACTTGGAGTACCATTGATTAAGAACTTATCATAATAGACATCACTTACATCCATGGCTTCCATTCTTTTCCATTCATTCAGGGCTTTTGTCCCGAAATTTCCGGATTTTATGGCTTCCCAATAACTCTGAACTGCATTTTTCTTCACTGCATACCAATCTGTATTCGCCATATGAAGTCGACGAGCAATCTGCATAGGATCATCATCACTCCAATCTCCTAACAGAACAGGAATTTCAGCATTATACTCTGTTTTCGGCTCTCCTTCTCTCTTTTTAAAGACTAGAATCCCGTTCATCCCTATCTGTTCCTGCAAAGCTTCATGTGAATGATACCAATAGGTCCCGTTTTGGGAGATTTTAAATTTATATAAATGCGTCTCTCCAGGTTTTACAGGTTTTGTGGTAAGATAGGGAACTCCATCTTGTTCATTAGGAAGAATGACTCCGTGCCAGTGAAGTCCCGTATTTTCTTTAAGCATATTATGCAGGTAAATTTCTGCAGTATCCCCTTCTGTAAAATACAATGTAGGAGCCTGAAGTTTACCATTAATCGCAATGGCCCGTCTGTTTTTCCCTGTAAAATTGACAATGGTATCTTTTACATACAGATCATAACGAACTTTTTTTCCACCAAAAGTAAGTTTTCCATTTTCGGAATTTCTTTTTAGAACTGATTGTTCTACTTTAGGATCTTCAGCCACAGCATGTTGATGGTCTTCTTTCCTTTCCAGTTCCATACCGCATTTAGGACACTTTCCCGGCTTATCGGAAATCACTTCAGGATGCATGGGACAAGTATAACTAATTGAAGATGAAGATGAAATTTTGGATTGATTGGCTGATTTTAAAGTAGGTTTAGCCACCTGAGCCGGTTCTGCTTTCCTTACTGCATTTACTTTCTTAGCTGTTTCCGCTTTATTTGCCTTTTTAACATCAACTTTTAATTTATTTATTTTAGTTTCTATCGGCCTTGCCTTCGTCTCTGTTTTAGGTACAGCTTTTACTGCTGGCTTTGCCACAACTTTAGGTTGTACTACAATGGTCTTCTTTACCAATGTCATTTTACACTTCGGACAGTCTCCGGGTTTTGAAGAGACTACTTCAGGATGCATAGGACAGGTATAATAAGTCTTTGTTGTTTGGGCGAACGTAAAAACAGAGAACAAAAGTACCAGAAACATTATTAGTTTTTTCATAATATTCCGAACTTTTTTAGAAATTGCAGGACTTAAATCTAAGAATCATTTAAATCCCACAACTCATTGTTTTAAAGATTAATACAACATTTATTTAATTTCTGACTTTACACTTCCACAAGAAAGCATAGATTTACCGTAGTATGGATTCATGATCTGTTTTTCATCACTTAACCAGCTACCATCAGCCATTGGGCAATATTGTACATAAACCGGTTTTTCGGATAGCTTAAACTCTTTGGTAAGAGCAATCATATTATCTGAAAGATTAAGGAATGTCTCTCTTTGAGCAGCAACATTTCTTGCTTCTGAAATGACAGAAGCATCTTTTCTAAGGATATTAAGATTTCCTTCAGAAACTAACTTATAGTCAATGGCAGAAGCCGTTTTAATGAATTCTGTAGCAGCTTTTGAAGTTTTATCTGCATCATCTGAAGCCAAGGCGGATTTGATTGCAATATAATTCTGATAGAGTTTTGAAACCTGAGCATCTTTTTTAGATTGCGCTGATAATGAAATAATTGAAAATAAAGATAAGGCTGCTGTAATGATATACTTTTTCATTGTTTTACATTTTAGAATTAATTTTTTAAATAAAGAATAAGGGTAACGCACATGAAATGCGTCAAGACATGTCGTCTGAATCCATGTTATATAACATCGAAAACGACGGACGGATTCTAAATTCTAAAATTACAATGATTGATATAGATAGGTATCGGTGTATATTCCGGTGGTCCGTTGATCTGGATTTGTGTAAATTTAGTGGCAGAGAAAGACTTATCTACAAAAACAAAATGATGGGTTACAGGGATTTCTGAAACCTGTCCTAAAAAATCAACGTTTAGCAGATCAGACTTCTGAGAATAATCAACTTTTACAACTTTGATTTCTGTCTTACAGCATCCTTTTTTATCTTTGACTCCACATTTACCACAAATATCATCAACTTTCTGGCTCACAGAAACAAATTCCTTCATACAATAATGAACACTAAATGCTGCTCCGGAAGAGAATCCGAAGTAGAAAATAGAGAATAGTATGGCTAGAATCTTTTTCATTATTGAGACAAAGTTAGAAATATATGTTAAACCATTGTTATAAAATTTTGTAATCTTGTTATAAAATTCAGGCAAATAAAAAATCCTCTGAAAAATAATTCAGAGGATTTTTGTTTTATATTCTCTTGCAGATCATGCAAATTGAACAGATTTATAGTTTGAATTCCAGCTTCACGTTGAAGAAACGTCCTGTAAGACGCACTGGAACCGGATACATATAATTGGTATTGTAATCCGTGATCCATTGGTTAGCAACAGTATTATTGATATTAAATGCGTTGAAAACCTGTACTCCTAAAGATAACTCCTGGAAATTACCCCAGAAACCTGATTTTTTATTTTTATCCTTTGGATCAATAAATACTTTTGTCAATCCAATATCTACTCTTTTGTAAGCGGGTAACGTTTTCTGATAGCTGTATGCTGAATTGAAATCCGGCTGCCCGTTATCATTAAACATGACCGGAGATCCCGTTGGTAATCCCATTGCATACACCAAAGTAAGGTTTACCCTCATGGATGGGAACTGCGGCATATAATCCTGATAGAACATCGCTACTCTGAATCTTTGATCCGTAGGTCTTGGGATATCTCCTCTACCATCAATATTTTCATATACTCTGGCATAACTTGCAGATAGCCAAGAATCTACTCCCGGAACAAATTCACCGAATAATCTGGTATCAATTCCATAAGCATACCCTTTCGCATTATTTTGTCCGGAGTAACGGATTCTCACATTATCCATATAATATGGAATCAGGTTATCCATTTTCTTGTAATAAAGCTCCGTTGTTAACTTAAACGGCCTGTCATACATATAGAATTCGTAGTCATTGGCAAGAATGGCCTGGATGGATCTTTGTGACTTAATATTTGAGTTGAAATTTCCGTCAAGATCTTTAATCTCTTTATAAAATGGAGATTGGTAATAGATACCTCCGGAAAGTTTAAATAACATATCGGTATCCCAATCTGGTTTTATCGCAAACTGAACTCTTGGAGAGAATATAGTCTCTTTGTTGAAACTCCAGTTAGATACTCTTACACCAGCATTCAAGAATACTTTGCTTGCTCCCCAATAGAATTTTTGGGAATACTGAGCATAAGCAGATAATCTTGTGGGTTCAATATTATTTTTCCCGGCAATATAATAGAACATTCTCAGATCTCCTGTTGTAGTGCCTGCCCTTGGATCAATCACTTCCGGTCTTGGTAAGCTGTATCCTGCAGAATCTACTAACTTCCATTCATTGGTAAGATCCTTAAGGTTTTCTTTTTCGTATTTAAATCCAACCTCAATGTCTGTATTGACATTAGGAGAAAACTTCGCTCTGAACTGTGTTCCGTAAGTTCTTACAAATAGATCATTTCTGGCATGCTCCGTCTGACCTCCCACATCATAACTGGAAACAGGTTCCTTTGTGATCGGATCAAATGTCTGCAGATCATATTCTGAGCGGATGGTGTAATACTCTCTTTCTCTGTTCTGATAAGCAAAGGCATCCAATGTAAGTTTCCACCTATCTGCCGGCTTATAGTTCATAGAAAATGTCC is a genomic window of Chryseobacterium nakagawai containing:
- a CDS encoding multicopper oxidase domain-containing protein, encoding MKKLIMFLVLLFSVFTFAQTTKTYYTCPMHPEVVSSKPGDCPKCKMTLVKKTIVVQPKVVAKPAVKAVPKTETKARPIETKINKLKVDVKKANKAETAKKVNAVRKAEPAQVAKPTLKSANQSKISSSSSISYTCPMHPEVISDKPGKCPKCGMELERKEDHQHAVAEDPKVEQSVLKRNSENGKLTFGGKKVRYDLYVKDTIVNFTGKNRRAIAINGKLQAPTLYFTEGDTAEIYLHNMLKENTGLHWHGVILPNEQDGVPYLTTKPVKPGETHLYKFKISQNGTYWYHSHEALQEQIGMNGILVFKKREGEPKTEYNAEIPVLLGDWSDDDPMQIARRLHMANTDWYAVKKNAVQSYWEAIKSGNFGTKALNEWKRMEAMDVSDVYYDKFLINGTPSSDYSNLKAGDKVRLRVANGGSSTYFWLNYGGGKIKVVGNDGNDVVPVEVDRLIVGVSETYDIEVTIPENKSFEFRATSEDRIGHASLWLGSGEKVDAPNLPRLMLFEGMKMMNGMMEMSGNMKPMTMTMGNQMMDMNEVMYPEIPESQRKTTAKHINEMMGVKTKEEKKNEDHSQHAGMDMKEEKTIKRLSYNILKSPEKTILPTDSIREMKFTLEGNMNHYLWTLDNKTVTETDKILIKKGEIVRIKLYNNSMMRHPMHLHGHDFRLINSKGEYSPLKNVVDIMPMETVTLEFAANQDGDWFFHCHILYHMMAGMGRIFSYENSKPNPQLPNRKLAWKNFLKDNKMVSSMAMLDVASNKIHAETMTMFGPRWANLNEFHTNWNFDHFDGSVKVGRFLGKFQWALPYAGFRAQKNHEIMERQMAEDMGMDFHGKKTWFGQQKASKNRYSFMVGMQYVLPMLITADASVDQNGKVLLELSREDIPLSRRLRGNFSVNSDGEFSTGIRYIVQKYLSISGNYDNEMGWGAGVTLTY
- a CDS encoding DUF3347 domain-containing protein, whose product is MKKYIITAALSLFSIISLSAQSKKDAQVSKLYQNYIAIKSALASDDADKTSKAATEFIKTASAIDYKLVSEGNLNILRKDASVISEARNVAAQRETFLNLSDNMIALTKEFKLSEKPVYVQYCPMADGSWLSDEKQIMNPYYGKSMLSCGSVKSEIK
- a CDS encoding HYC_CC_PP family protein encodes the protein MKKILAILFSIFYFGFSSGAAFSVHYCMKEFVSVSQKVDDICGKCGVKDKKGCCKTEIKVVKVDYSQKSDLLNVDFLGQVSEIPVTHHFVFVDKSFSATKFTQIQINGPPEYTPIPIYINHCNFRI
- a CDS encoding TonB-dependent receptor plug domain-containing protein, with amino-acid sequence MKKLVLPLSLMVPMLIFSQQRKRDTATKVTDIEEVVFQKKTTGRTNDLTNVKISAKEAKAVASISGGIEGLIKTLPSVNSNTELSSQYMVRGGNYDENLIYINDIEIYRPFLIRNSQQEGMSIINPDMVSSVNFSAGGFEAKYGDKMSSALNIYYREPEKFEVSGEASLIGGRLTTGLASKNKKFTALFSGRYRNTNLVLNTLKEDTDFNPTYWDFQSYLNYHVNDKFSMSFIGYYSKNDYEMIPKAKSVTFGSLQQPITVNIGYGGKENDQYKNMMGTFSMNYKPADRWKLTLDAFAYQNREREYYTIRSEYDLQTFDPITKEPVSSYDVGGQTEHARNDLFVRTYGTQFRAKFSPNVNTDIEVGFKYEKENLKDLTNEWKLVDSAGYSLPRPEVIDPRAGTTTGDLRMFYYIAGKNNIEPTRLSAYAQYSQKFYWGASKVFLNAGVRVSNWSFNKETIFSPRVQFAIKPDWDTDMLFKLSGGIYYQSPFYKEIKDLDGNFNSNIKSQRSIQAILANDYEFYMYDRPFKLTTELYYKKMDNLIPYYMDNVRIRYSGQNNAKGYAYGIDTRLFGEFVPGVDSWLSASYARVYENIDGRGDIPRPTDQRFRVAMFYQDYMPQFPSMRVNLTLVYAMGLPTGSPVMFNDNGQPDFNSAYSYQKTLPAYKRVDIGLTKVFIDPKDKNKKSGFWGNFQELSLGVQVFNAFNINNTVANQWITDYNTNYMYPVPVRLTGRFFNVKLEFKL